One Pyxicephalus adspersus chromosome 3, UCB_Pads_2.0, whole genome shotgun sequence genomic window carries:
- the MANBAL gene encoding protein MANBAL, protein MMPEPLDLSPPDIPEPSFLETLLRYGLFCGAIFQLICILAIIFPGSKSHDTDPDTSEVKSTDVLRKPKMPTVSSGKKQKKETKKKR, encoded by the exons ATGATGCCTGAGCCTCTGGATCTCTCACCCCCTGATATTCCAGAGCCCAGCTTTCTGGAGACCTTACTTCGCTATGGACTCTTCTGTGGAGCAATCTTTCAGCTCATCTGCATCCTGGCTATTATATTCCCTGGAAGCAAGTCACATGACACG GATCCAGATACTTCTGAAGTAAAAAGCACAGATGTGTTGAGAAAACCAAAAATGCCCACAGTGTCATCTGgtaaaaagcagaagaaagagaccaagaaaaaaagatga